One stretch of Akkermansia sp. RCC_12PD DNA includes these proteins:
- the yidD gene encoding membrane protein insertion efficiency factor YidD, with protein sequence MMKWLLITLVRGYQFFISAPLHALGGPGCGCRYTPTCSQYFIRAVQVHGAWRGFILGTWRILRCNPWGGSGYDPVPPPRPSR encoded by the coding sequence ATGATGAAATGGCTGCTTATCACCCTGGTTCGGGGTTACCAATTCTTCATCAGTGCCCCTCTTCACGCGCTGGGGGGCCCCGGTTGCGGCTGCCGTTACACTCCCACCTGTTCCCAATACTTCATCCGGGCCGTCCAGGTCCACGGAGCCTGGCGCGGTTTTATTCTTGGAACATGGCGCATTTTAAGATGCAACCCCTGGGGCGGTTCAGGGTATGATCCCGTGCCGCCTCCCCGCCCTTCCCGCTAA
- the ispF gene encoding 2-C-methyl-D-erythritol 2,4-cyclodiphosphate synthase, with product MNIMIALTGLGYDIHRFAEAPRPLMLGGVHIPSGRGLDGHSDADVLSHAVADALLGAAGLPDIGFWFPPGDPACKDISSLDIVAKAVSLIRERGGRVVNVDSSLIAEAPRISPYLEQMKNALGSALGISAARVGVKATTNEQLGALGRREGIAAFAVASILMPEEELQP from the coding sequence ATGAACATCATGATTGCACTGACCGGGCTGGGTTACGACATTCACCGTTTTGCGGAAGCCCCCCGCCCGCTGATGCTGGGCGGCGTACACATTCCCTCCGGCAGAGGGCTGGACGGCCATTCCGATGCGGACGTCCTGAGCCATGCCGTTGCGGACGCCCTGCTGGGCGCCGCCGGACTGCCGGACATCGGCTTCTGGTTCCCTCCGGGCGATCCCGCCTGCAAGGACATTTCCTCCCTGGACATTGTGGCCAAGGCCGTTTCCCTGATCCGGGAACGCGGCGGCCGCGTGGTCAACGTGGATTCCTCCCTGATTGCGGAAGCACCGCGCATTTCTCCGTATCTGGAGCAGATGAAAAACGCTCTGGGTTCCGCACTGGGCATCTCAGCCGCCCGAGTGGGGGTAAAGGCCACCACGAATGAGCAGCTTGGCGCGCTGGGGCGCCGGGAAGGCATCGCCGCCTTTGCCGTGGCGTCCATCCTGATGCCGGAAGAAGAGTTGCAGCCGTAA
- a CDS encoding MBL fold metallo-hydrolase: protein MDRLLVFGTGNATVTECYNTCFSLTDGKEFLLVDAGGGNGILGILKHMKVPVERMHHAFLSHRHTDHMLGMVWVIRLIGTMMTQDRYEGTFTVYCHRELAADLECLVRMTLDKRVVRLVGERIFMVPVEDGEEVNAVPYRLTCFDIHSDKTRQFGFSTVLNGGGRLVFLGDEPYRDACEPYVRGARWLLSEAFCLHSQADVFKPYEKYHSTVKDACELAERMNIPNLVLWHTEDSNLACRRSLYSQEGRMYYSGNLVIPDDADIVAL, encoded by the coding sequence ATGGATCGCCTCCTGGTTTTCGGCACGGGGAACGCCACCGTCACGGAATGCTACAATACCTGTTTTTCCCTGACGGACGGCAAGGAATTCCTGCTGGTGGACGCCGGCGGAGGCAATGGCATCCTGGGCATTTTGAAACATATGAAAGTTCCGGTGGAAAGGATGCATCACGCTTTTCTTTCCCACCGGCACACGGACCACATGCTGGGCATGGTATGGGTGATCCGCCTCATCGGGACCATGATGACTCAGGACCGTTATGAAGGAACGTTTACGGTTTATTGCCACCGGGAACTGGCGGCGGATCTGGAATGCCTGGTACGCATGACGCTGGACAAAAGGGTTGTGCGTCTGGTCGGGGAACGCATCTTCATGGTTCCGGTGGAAGATGGAGAGGAAGTGAACGCCGTACCGTACCGGCTGACCTGTTTTGACATTCATTCGGACAAGACGCGCCAGTTCGGCTTTTCCACGGTGCTGAACGGGGGAGGCAGGCTTGTTTTCCTGGGAGACGAACCGTACCGCGATGCCTGCGAGCCTTATGTCCGCGGCGCCCGCTGGCTGCTTAGCGAAGCCTTTTGCCTGCATTCGCAGGCCGACGTGTTCAAGCCCTATGAAAAATACCACAGCACGGTCAAGGATGCCTGCGAGCTGGCGGAAAGGATGAACATTCCCAATCTGGTGCTTTGGCATACGGAAGACAGTAATCTTGCCTGCCGCCGTTCCTTATATTCTCAGGAAGGGCGGATGTATTATTCCGGCAACCTGGTCATTCCGGATGACGCTGATATTGTCGCCCTTTAA
- a CDS encoding inositol monophosphatase family protein produces MNHSPEMTVAIRAAKSAGAFLKKHFYDRKKVDEASQNDIKLELDKLSQKLITEEILSAFPTHAVLGEEGYTGDRNSENEWIVDPIDGTVNYFYTIPWFCVSIALRRGGEVVLGVIYDPMMDECWHVEKGGVPYMNGVPMHCSFRKRMAEAVVFVGHGKTDGSKEKGIERFAKIAWQVRKVRNNGSAALALAYIACGRFDAYVESVISIWDIAAGVLLVEAAGGKVILEPKKDNPEQFAIVAWNGCIPIVEALGE; encoded by the coding sequence ATGAACCACTCGCCTGAAATGACCGTAGCCATCCGGGCGGCCAAGTCCGCCGGAGCCTTCCTGAAAAAGCATTTTTATGACCGGAAGAAGGTGGATGAAGCCAGCCAGAACGACATCAAGCTGGAACTGGACAAGCTGTCCCAGAAACTGATCACGGAGGAAATCCTCTCCGCTTTCCCCACTCACGCCGTGCTGGGGGAGGAAGGCTACACCGGAGACCGGAACAGCGAAAACGAATGGATCGTGGACCCCATTGACGGCACGGTGAATTATTTCTATACCATTCCGTGGTTTTGTGTGTCCATCGCCCTCCGCCGCGGCGGGGAAGTGGTGCTGGGCGTGATTTACGATCCCATGATGGACGAATGCTGGCATGTGGAAAAAGGCGGTGTTCCGTACATGAACGGCGTACCGATGCATTGCAGCTTCCGGAAGCGCATGGCGGAGGCCGTCGTATTCGTGGGGCACGGGAAGACGGACGGTTCCAAGGAAAAGGGAATTGAACGCTTTGCCAAAATCGCCTGGCAGGTGCGCAAGGTGCGCAACAACGGTTCCGCCGCCCTCGCTCTCGCCTACATTGCCTGCGGCAGGTTTGACGCCTATGTGGAAAGCGTCATTTCCATCTGGGACATTGCCGCCGGCGTCCTGCTGGTGGAAGCCGCCGGAGGAAAGGTGATTCTGGAACCGAAGAAGGACAATCCGGAACAGTTCGCCATTGTTGCCTGGAACGGATGCATCCCGATCGTGGAAGCCCTCGGAGAATAA
- the yidC gene encoding membrane protein insertase YidC produces the protein MDRTSWIIVGVCAALLGLNIYLGNNKKETPVTAPPVAVQQPVSAVNTAAPGTSTASEPATSGQLSANQALEEDKNNPITLVATEEVDGQQKPFITYTFNRIGGSIGGVTLHNDIVDTQKVTDHNITINEAQNRGIGELVFNMDATQDPSYDNTVYKEVKRTADSVTLEGYDAARQLFISKTYTLHPVTDSSGKVLPGSKYIIRLTVSLLNKAPNVQDLRYLGIFAGSAYPIAKSEPKDTYTHLFYHADGSLEQEAPSHFTGGFFSTAKPRVLEGPLKDLTYAGVMSQYYATILIPQEQSAGSTVYATRQEFPLAHENNALVPGVTLAMGIPNLAMAPNEIKTLTYDIYTGPKFNAYLRDLNLTYPAISDIMAYGWLVFLSVPMNWLLNLFHGWFGNWGVAIICMTIVVRALIWPLHKKSYLAMKRMSLVQPEMAKLKEKYPDDPQKVNMEMMKLYQKYGINPASGCVPMLIQIPIFFAFYRVLQYSAELRGQPFCLWMTDLSLPDTVGHLFGIPINILPLIMAVTMIVQMRMTPQAGERSQRIIMNLMPLMFFLFCYNFASALALYWTTQNLISIGQTALIRRLPMPVLAPSQKKKKPGFFQRMMEQQRVALEEQQRKAKGRNMRNVTPKK, from the coding sequence ATGGATCGCACTTCATGGATCATTGTCGGCGTCTGCGCCGCCCTTCTGGGCCTGAACATTTACCTCGGCAACAATAAAAAGGAAACACCCGTTACGGCGCCTCCCGTCGCCGTCCAGCAGCCGGTTTCCGCCGTAAACACTGCCGCGCCGGGAACTTCAACAGCCTCCGAACCCGCTACTTCAGGACAGCTTTCCGCCAATCAGGCCCTGGAGGAAGACAAGAACAATCCGATCACCCTCGTGGCTACAGAAGAGGTGGATGGCCAGCAAAAGCCCTTCATCACTTACACTTTCAACCGCATCGGCGGCTCCATCGGTGGCGTCACTCTTCACAACGACATTGTAGACACACAGAAGGTTACGGACCACAACATCACCATCAACGAGGCGCAGAACCGGGGCATTGGCGAACTCGTCTTCAACATGGACGCCACGCAGGACCCTTCCTATGACAACACGGTGTACAAGGAAGTCAAGCGCACGGCGGACTCCGTCACCCTGGAAGGCTATGACGCCGCGCGCCAGCTTTTCATTTCCAAGACCTACACGCTCCACCCCGTCACGGACTCTTCCGGAAAAGTGCTCCCCGGCAGCAAATACATCATCCGCCTGACCGTCTCCCTTCTCAACAAAGCCCCCAATGTCCAGGATTTGCGCTATCTGGGCATCTTTGCAGGGAGTGCCTACCCCATCGCCAAGAGCGAACCCAAGGATACCTACACCCACCTTTTCTACCATGCGGACGGCTCCCTGGAACAGGAGGCCCCCTCCCACTTCACGGGCGGCTTTTTCAGCACCGCCAAGCCCCGCGTGCTGGAAGGCCCACTGAAGGACCTGACCTACGCCGGGGTGATGAGCCAGTACTACGCCACCATCCTCATTCCGCAGGAACAATCCGCAGGCTCCACGGTGTACGCCACGCGCCAGGAATTTCCCCTAGCCCATGAAAACAATGCCTTGGTGCCCGGTGTGACCCTGGCCATGGGTATTCCCAACCTGGCCATGGCGCCCAACGAGATCAAGACACTCACCTACGATATTTACACAGGCCCCAAATTCAATGCCTATCTGCGCGACCTGAACCTTACCTATCCCGCCATCAGCGACATCATGGCCTACGGCTGGCTCGTCTTCCTGAGCGTGCCGATGAACTGGCTGCTCAACCTGTTCCACGGGTGGTTCGGCAACTGGGGCGTAGCCATCATCTGCATGACCATCGTCGTCCGTGCTCTTATCTGGCCGCTGCACAAAAAATCCTATCTGGCAATGAAGCGCATGTCCCTGGTTCAGCCGGAAATGGCGAAACTCAAGGAAAAATATCCGGACGACCCCCAGAAGGTGAACATGGAAATGATGAAGCTGTACCAGAAATACGGCATCAATCCGGCCAGCGGCTGCGTACCCATGCTCATCCAGATTCCCATCTTCTTCGCCTTCTACCGCGTGCTTCAATATTCCGCGGAACTGCGGGGACAGCCCTTCTGCCTGTGGATGACGGACTTGTCCCTGCCCGATACCGTCGGCCACCTGTTCGGCATCCCGATCAACATCCTGCCGCTCATCATGGCCGTCACGATGATCGTGCAAATGCGGATGACACCGCAGGCGGGCGAACGTTCCCAGCGCATCATCATGAATCTGATGCCCCTGATGTTCTTCCTGTTCTGTTATAACTTCGCTTCCGCCCTGGCCCTGTACTGGACCACGCAGAACCTCATTTCCATCGGCCAGACGGCGCTGATTCGCCGCCTGCCCATGCCCGTGCTGGCTCCGTCCCAGAAGAAGAAAAAGCCCGGCTTCTTCCAGCGGATGATGGAACAGCAGCGCGTGGCCCTGGAAGAGCAGCAGCGCAAAGCCAAGGGGCGCAACATGCGCAATGTGACGCCCAAAAAATAG